A genomic stretch from Telopea speciosissima isolate NSW1024214 ecotype Mountain lineage chromosome 7, Tspe_v1, whole genome shotgun sequence includes:
- the LOC122668179 gene encoding pentatricopeptide repeat-containing protein At1g63080, mitochondrial-like has translation MGLNRALCTDQCLRNYKREVFVENEVKATKTHPRASLVKLLKNSAEDDGCNKSSSTGTSISVEEAFRRWFTHNPFQNRRFQSTIWDSCQMQTLFDCHFYISASVFGIIMKLGFEPDIVTLTTLLKGLCTVDKIAEAKELFHKILKEGYRGNLITYGTIINGLCKSGNTCEALEMFRTMELKGKCKPDVITYTTIIDGLCKVGMVNEALNLFLDMVGKHISPNVVTYSSLIHAFCNLYMWKEAANLIHEMLNHGVSPNVITFNIMINGLCKEGRGVQANKLFELMLQRGLKPNVVTLSSLIHGLCNSDQLEKATEMVFAKPKGLLKRKSCLN, from the exons ATGGGACTGA ATCGAGCATTATGCACTGATCAGTGCCTCAGGAATTACAAGAGGGAAGTGTTTGTAGAGAACGAAGTGAAAG cTACAAAAACACATCCTCGAGCAAGTCTTGTCAAATTGTTGAAAAACTCTGCAGAAGATGATGGATGCAACAAGTCAAGTAGTACAGGCACCTCCATTAGTGTTGAAGAAGCATTCCGCCGATGGTTCACTCACAACCCTTTCCAAAATCGTCGCTTTCAATCAACTATTTGGGATAGTTGCCAGATGCAAACACTATTTGACTGTCATTTCTAT ATTTCGGCTTCTGTCTTTGGGATCATCATGAAACTTGGTTTCGAGCCAGATATTGTCACATTGACTACCCTACTTAAGGGGCTCTGCACGGTGGATAAAATTGCAGAGGCTAAAGAGTTGTTCCACAAGATACTTAAAGAAGGGTATCGTGGTAATTTAATCACGTACGGAACCATAATCAATGGGCTCTGCAAGTCTGGAAACACTTGTGAGGCTCTTGAAATGTTTAGGACAATGGAACTCAAGGGTAAATGTAAGCCTGATGTTATCACGTATACTACAATCATCGATGGCCTTTGCAAAGTAGGAATGGTAAATGAAGCTCTGAACCTATTCCTTGATATGGTCGGGAAACACATCTCCCCTAATGTTGTTACCTACAGTAGTTTGATTCATGCATTTTGCAATTTATATATGTGGAAAGAAGCTGCAAATTTGATCCACGAAATGTTGAACCATGGAGTATCACCAAATGTCATTACCTTCAACATTATGATAAATGGTCTTTGCAAAGAAGGAAGGGGTGTTCAAGCCAATAAGTTGTTTGAATTGATGCTTCAAAGAGGACTAAAGCCTAATGTTGTCACTTTAAGCTCTTTGATTCATGGCCTATGCAATTCTGATCAATTAGAAAAAGCCACTGAG ATGGTCTTTGCAAAGCCAAAAGGACTTCTGAAGCGCAAAAGTTGTTTGAATTGA